AGCGATCGGTCGCAACGATCTCGTCGCGGTGAAGGCCGCGACCGCGGAACTGCAACAGGCGTCGCAGGCCATGTCGCAGCACATGCACGCGAACGCGGGCGGCGCTTCGCCGGCGGGGGCCGAGGGCAAGAAGGACGGCCCGGATGATGTGATCGACGCCGAGTACGAAGTGAAGAAGTAACCTCCTGGGCTTCACAGCTCGGGTAACACGGTCCGCGGGTGGCGCCTGTTTGCGCGACCCGCGGACCGTTATTTTTTGGCGGATCGGCCCGGAAGTTCACAAACACTCGGCGGGCGGGTATGTTAGGGTTGGTGGACACGTCCCCAAGAGGTTCCGTCATGCCGGCACCACAACCCACAACTCCTCCCAAAAACGCTCCTGCGAACGGCAAAGAGCCGTTCGTCGTCGAGGGGCCGCCGGACGAAGAATTCTGGGAGCGCTACAACCGCCGACTGGAGTTCCCGCTCGCGACAGTCGCGACGGTGTTCTTCCACGTGCTCGTGGGCGCAGTGCTCGTGTACGTGCTCGTGGGGCTGATGAGCGACGCGGACACCTCCGGCCCGACGATGCAAATCGCCGCGATTGGAGGAATGGACGACACCGGGGAAGGCTCCGAAGGCTCGGGGGGGCAAGAGAACCCGGATCTCATTCGCGACGTCAATCCGATCACTGCCGCGCAGAAGGTGCTGCCGACTCCGCAAGCGCTCGCGGACGCCAAAGAGAATATCCAGAAGATCGTGCTGGATGACCCGAATGGGCGGGTTCCCATCGCGCCTTCTAACGCCGCAGCGTGGAGTGAAATCGACGAGAGCTTGCGGAAGAAACTACTCGGCGTGGGTGGTCAGAAGGGTGAAGGGAACCAAGCCGGTAAGGGGGCCGATGGTACAGCGGGCACCGGACCGGGGGGAACCGGCGCGGACTCGACTCGCGCACGCGGTCTGCGGTGGGTGCTGCGATTCAAGGTCGCCAACGGTCGCGATTACCTCGCTCAGTTGCAAGCGCTGAAGGCCGAGATCCTCGTTCCGATTCCCGGCAGCCAGGACAGCATTCTGATTAAGGACATCAGCAACCCGGGTGCCCAGCGCAAAGCTTCGGACGCCGATTTACGCGACCTGGCGAAGAAGATCCAGTTCAGCGACACGCGACGCGACGCAGTGCAGGGCGTAGCCGGCGCGCTGGGGCTGGATTTCACGCCGAAGACGTTCTTCGCGTTCTTCCCGAAAGAGGTAGAGGGTGATCTCGCGCGACTGGAGACGAGCTACCGGAACCGTCGGGCGGAGGACATCGAGGAAACGATCTTCCGCGTCACCATTCGCGGTGGGACTTACGAGTTCGTGGTAGACGAGCAGCAAATCAAACGGTGATCGCGGGCGAACCCCGACCGCGAGGTCGGCGGGTGGCGCAACCAATTCGGCCACCACCAGCCGACCTTGCAGTCGGGGTTCACCTTTTATGTCAGTATCTTCTCGATGACGTGCCCGTGAACGTCGGTCAGTCGGCGATCGGTGCCGTCGTGCCGCACGGACAGTAGCGTGTGGTCGATGCCCATCAGGTGCAGAATCGTCGCGTGGATGTCGTAGCAGTAAGCTCGATCCTTTTCGGTGCGCCAGCTCCACGGGTCGCTTTCGCCGTGGCTCACTCCGCCTTTCACACCCGCACCGGCCAACCACGCGACCGACGTACCCTGGTTGTGGTCGCGCCCGGTTGCGCCCTGGGTGAACGGCTGCCGCCCGAACTCCGTGCTGAACACGACCAGCGTGTCGGCGAGCATCCCGCGATCGTGCAAATCCTGAAGGAGCGCCGCGGACGGTTGGTCGACGGATTTCGCCATCGGCGGCAGTTCCCGGATGATGTCGGTGTGGTTGTCCCAGTTGTTCGTTGGCCCGCCGGCGCCGCTCCACACCTGAATGAACCGTACCCCGCGTTCGAGCAACCGGCGGGCGAGTAAGCATCGGCGCCCATACTCGGCGGTCGCGGGCTGGTCGAGGCCGTACTTCGCGCGCGTCTTCTCCGACTCGCGGTTGAGGTCGAGCGCTTCGGGCGCGTGCTGCTGCATCTTCGCCGCCAGCTCGTAGCTCTCAATGCGCGCTTCCAGCCGCGAATCACCGGGGCGCGCGTCCGCGTGGGTCCGGTTCACTTTGCCAAGCAGCTCAAGCGCGTCCTTGTCCGCACTGGGGGAAACGAATTTCACTTTGGGCGATGGCGCGAGATCCGGAATGGGCGGGTTGCCGCCCGCGTTGAGGATCGTGCCCGCGTGCGCGACCGGAAGGAAGCCCGAGCCGAAATTGCCCTTCTGGTTGTACGGCAGCCCGCGCGCGTCCGGCAGCACGACGAATGTGGGCAGGTTGTCCGTCAGGCGCCCCAAGCCATACGAGAGCCACGCGCCCATGCACGGGAACCCGGGGAGGATGAATCCGGTGTTCATCATGTAACTGGCGGGGCCGTGAACGTTCGACTTGGACGCGACCGCCATGAGAAACGCCATGCGGTCTACTTGCGTCGCGAGGTGCGGGAACATCGAACTGACCCAGCGCCCGCACTGCCCGTGCTGCTTGAACGGGAACGGCGATTTCATCAGGTTGCCGGGCGTGCTGGTGACGCCCTCGACCTTCTCGCTGGTCCCGGGATCGAACGGCTTACCGTGCCCTTTCTCCAGTGCGGGTTTGTAGTCGAACGTGTCGGGCTGGCTGACGCCGCCGTTCATGAACAGTTGCACGACGCGCGTGACCTTCGCGCCGTGGTGCAGCCCGCCGTTGAACTCGGCCTTCGGTTTCACCGCGCCGGGCAACTCGCCCGCTTCGGCCATGAGTTGAGCGAGCGCGAGCCCGCCGAGGCCGCCACCAAAGGACCAGAGGAAGTCGCGGCGCGAGTGCGTGGTCATGGGGAGGCCCTGCAGCGCGGAGAGTTCGGGCGGGCTAAAGTGCCATCGGTCTTAATAAAGACGGCGGGACGATCAATGGTAACCCGGGCGCACGCGGAATGCGAGCGCCTGATTACCACCGATCGTCCCGCGTGGAAAGCTAGCCGTTACTCAGTCGATGATCTTGGTGAGTGGGTACTCGACGATGCCGCTGGCGCCGGCGGCCTTCAGTTGCGGGATGATGTGCCGGACCGTGTCCTCGTCGATGATTGTGTTCACGGCGACGAAGTCCTGATCGGCCA
This region of Gemmata massiliana genomic DNA includes:
- a CDS encoding DUF1501 domain-containing protein, with translation MTTHSRRDFLWSFGGGLGGLALAQLMAEAGELPGAVKPKAEFNGGLHHGAKVTRVVQLFMNGGVSQPDTFDYKPALEKGHGKPFDPGTSEKVEGVTSTPGNLMKSPFPFKQHGQCGRWVSSMFPHLATQVDRMAFLMAVASKSNVHGPASYMMNTGFILPGFPCMGAWLSYGLGRLTDNLPTFVVLPDARGLPYNQKGNFGSGFLPVAHAGTILNAGGNPPIPDLAPSPKVKFVSPSADKDALELLGKVNRTHADARPGDSRLEARIESYELAAKMQQHAPEALDLNRESEKTRAKYGLDQPATAEYGRRCLLARRLLERGVRFIQVWSGAGGPTNNWDNHTDIIRELPPMAKSVDQPSAALLQDLHDRGMLADTLVVFSTEFGRQPFTQGATGRDHNQGTSVAWLAGAGVKGGVSHGESDPWSWRTEKDRAYCYDIHATILHLMGIDHTLLSVRHDGTDRRLTDVHGHVIEKILT